One segment of Streptomyces sp. TG1A-8 DNA contains the following:
- a CDS encoding type II toxin-antitoxin system PemK/MazF family toxin, with translation MDTSWWLALAAVVLLALVAALVDGWGRGHRPGGRRLRPPGRPGGRTAPGGPGARVRRPRPGDIWWADVPYEDRPESKDRPCLVLAVRGDRATVAKISSKYHDERAGVIPLPPGAVGDAHGRPSFLQTDELREVPVADFRRRVGVVDPVLWDQVRHLAD, from the coding sequence ATGGACACGTCCTGGTGGCTGGCGCTCGCGGCGGTGGTGCTGCTCGCCCTCGTCGCCGCTCTCGTCGACGGCTGGGGCCGCGGCCACCGGCCCGGCGGACGCCGGCTGCGGCCTCCCGGCCGCCCCGGCGGCCGCACCGCCCCGGGCGGGCCGGGCGCCCGCGTGCGGCGTCCGCGGCCCGGTGACATCTGGTGGGCCGACGTGCCCTACGAGGACCGCCCGGAGTCGAAGGACCGGCCCTGCCTGGTGCTGGCGGTGCGCGGCGACCGGGCCACGGTCGCGAAGATCAGCAGCAAGTACCACGACGAGCGCGCCGGGGTGATCCCGCTGCCGCCCGGCGCGGTCGGCGACGCGCACGGCCGGCCCAGCTTCCTGCAGACCGACGAGCTGCGCGAGGTGCCGGTGGCGGACTTCCGGCGCCGGGTGGGCGTGGTCGACCCGGTCCTGTGGGACCAGGTGCGCCACCTCGCCGACTAG
- a CDS encoding MBL fold metallo-hydrolase — translation MKLTVVGCSGSFPSAESACSSYLVEADGFRLLLDMGNGALGELQRHCGLYDLDAIFLSHLHADHCIDMCAYFVARYYRHDGGRCAPLPVYGPEGTEHRLTTAYADTPSASSMSEVFDFHTVKPSTFEIGPFTVHTERVRHPVEAYAIRLEHGGRTLTYSGDTGVSEALDGLARDADLFLCEAAFTHGKEDIPDLHLNGREAGETATRAGARRLVLTHIPPWTDPGINLTDAREVFGGPVDLAAPGLSYEI, via the coding sequence ATGAAGCTCACCGTCGTCGGCTGCTCGGGGTCGTTCCCGTCCGCGGAATCGGCCTGTTCGAGCTACCTCGTCGAGGCCGACGGCTTCCGGCTGCTCCTCGACATGGGCAACGGCGCCCTCGGCGAGCTGCAGCGCCACTGCGGTCTCTACGACCTCGACGCGATCTTCCTCAGTCACCTGCACGCCGATCACTGCATCGACATGTGCGCCTACTTCGTCGCGCGCTACTACCGCCACGACGGCGGACGCTGCGCCCCCCTGCCGGTCTACGGCCCCGAGGGCACCGAGCACCGTCTGACCACGGCCTACGCCGACACCCCCTCCGCCTCCTCGATGAGCGAGGTGTTCGACTTCCACACCGTCAAGCCGTCCACGTTCGAGATCGGCCCGTTCACGGTGCACACCGAGCGGGTCCGCCACCCCGTGGAGGCGTACGCCATCCGGCTCGAACACGGCGGCAGGACGCTGACGTACTCCGGCGACACCGGGGTGTCCGAGGCGCTGGACGGACTGGCCCGGGACGCCGACCTGTTCCTGTGCGAGGCCGCGTTCACGCACGGCAAGGAGGACATCCCCGACCTCCACCTCAACGGCCGCGAGGCGGGTGAGACGGCGACCCGCGCGGGCGCCCGCCGCCTGGTGCTGACCCACATCCCCCCGTGGACCGACCCCGGGATCAACCTCACGGACGCCCGCGAGGTCTTCGGGGGACCGGTGGACCTGGCGGCGCCGGGGCTGTCGTACGAGATCTGA
- a CDS encoding PTS transporter subunit EIIC — MSTATTTAAPAKQRGSGLFQGLQKIGRSLQLPIAVLPAAGIMVRLGQDDIFGQDGLGWDKVAAVFGNAGSALTGSLPLLFCIGVAIGYAKKADGSTALAAVVGFLVYSKVLQAFPLTEQHIEKGKIVAATYNDPGVLGGIIMGLLAAVLWQRFHRTRLVDWLGFFNGRRLVPIIMAFVGIVTGVFFGLIWEPIGKGITHFGEWMTGLGAGGAALFGAVNRGLIPVGMHQFVNTVAWFQLGDYKTASGEVVHGDITRFLAGDPSAGLFQSGFFPILMFGLPAAALAIAHCARPERRKAVLGMMTSLALTSFVTGVTEPIEFSFMFVAPLLYVLHALLTAASMAVTWGLGVHAGFNFSAGFIDYALNWHLATKPWLIIPIGLVFGVIYYVTFRFAIIRFDLKTPGREPEEEVEDLTKA; from the coding sequence ATGAGCACCGCCACGACAACGGCGGCCCCCGCGAAGCAGCGGGGTTCCGGACTGTTCCAGGGCCTGCAGAAGATCGGCCGCAGCCTGCAGCTCCCGATCGCCGTGCTGCCGGCGGCCGGCATCATGGTCCGGCTCGGCCAGGACGACATCTTCGGCCAGGACGGCCTGGGCTGGGACAAGGTCGCCGCCGTGTTCGGCAACGCGGGCAGCGCGCTGACCGGGAGCCTGCCGCTGCTGTTCTGCATCGGCGTGGCCATCGGCTACGCCAAGAAGGCGGACGGCAGCACGGCGCTCGCCGCGGTGGTGGGCTTCCTCGTCTACAGCAAGGTGCTCCAGGCCTTCCCGCTGACCGAGCAGCACATAGAAAAGGGCAAGATCGTCGCGGCGACGTACAACGACCCGGGTGTCCTCGGCGGCATCATCATGGGTCTGCTCGCCGCCGTGCTGTGGCAGCGCTTCCACCGCACGAGGCTCGTGGACTGGCTCGGCTTCTTCAACGGCCGGCGGCTGGTGCCGATCATCATGGCCTTCGTCGGCATCGTGACGGGCGTCTTCTTCGGCCTGATCTGGGAGCCGATCGGCAAGGGCATCACGCACTTCGGCGAGTGGATGACGGGTCTCGGGGCGGGCGGCGCGGCGCTGTTCGGCGCGGTGAACCGCGGTCTGATCCCGGTCGGCATGCACCAGTTCGTCAACACCGTGGCCTGGTTCCAGCTCGGCGACTACAAGACGGCGTCCGGCGAGGTGGTGCACGGCGACATCACCCGGTTCCTCGCCGGTGACCCGTCCGCCGGCCTCTTCCAGTCCGGCTTCTTCCCGATCCTGATGTTCGGCCTGCCGGCCGCCGCGCTCGCCATCGCCCACTGCGCCCGCCCCGAGCGCCGCAAGGCCGTGCTCGGCATGATGACCTCCCTCGCGCTGACCTCGTTCGTCACCGGTGTCACCGAGCCGATCGAGTTCTCGTTCATGTTCGTCGCGCCGCTGCTGTACGTGCTGCACGCCCTGCTCACCGCGGCGTCCATGGCCGTGACCTGGGGCCTGGGCGTGCACGCCGGGTTCAACTTCTCCGCCGGCTTCATCGACTACGCGCTCAACTGGCACCTGGCGACCAAGCCCTGGCTGATCATCCCGATCGGCCTGGTCTTCGGGGTGATCTACTACGTCACCTTCCGCTTCGCCATCATCAGGTTCGACCTCAAGACCCCGGGCCGCGAGCCCGAGGAGGAGGTCGAGGACCTCACCAAGGCGTGA
- a CDS encoding PTS glucose/sucrose transporter subunit IIB — MASKAEKIVAGLGGIDNIEEIEGCITRLRTEVSDPSLVNEAALKAAGAHGVVRMGTAIQVVIGTDADPLAAEIEDMM; from the coding sequence ATGGCCAGCAAGGCTGAGAAGATCGTCGCCGGCCTCGGCGGCATCGACAACATCGAGGAGATCGAGGGCTGCATCACCCGGCTGCGCACCGAGGTGTCCGACCCCTCGCTGGTCAACGAAGCCGCCCTGAAGGCCGCCGGCGCCCACGGCGTCGTCAGGATGGGCACCGCCATCCAGGTCGTCATCGGCACCGACGCCGACCCCCTCGCCGCGGAGATCGAAGACATGATGTGA
- the rph gene encoding ribonuclease PH translates to MSRIDGRTPEQLRPVTIERGWSKHAEGSVLVSFGDTKVFCTASVTEGVPRWRKGSGEGWVTAEYAMLPRATNTRGDRESVRGRVGGRTHEISRLIGRSLRAVIDYKALGENTIVLDCDVLQADGGTRTAAITGAYVALADAVTWARGRKLVKAGRQPLTGTVSAVSVGIVGGVPLLDLCYQEDVRAETDMNVVCTGDGRFVEVQGTAEAEPFARAELDALLDLAVTGCSELAALQQAALAETAAQ, encoded by the coding sequence ATGTCTCGAATCGACGGCCGCACCCCCGAACAGCTCCGCCCCGTCACCATCGAACGCGGGTGGAGCAAGCACGCCGAGGGCTCCGTCCTCGTCTCCTTCGGCGACACGAAGGTCTTCTGCACCGCCTCCGTCACCGAAGGCGTCCCGCGCTGGCGCAAGGGCAGCGGCGAGGGCTGGGTCACCGCGGAGTACGCCATGCTGCCCCGCGCCACCAACACCCGCGGCGACCGCGAGTCCGTCCGGGGCCGCGTCGGCGGCCGCACCCACGAGATCTCCCGCCTCATCGGCCGCTCCCTGCGCGCCGTCATCGACTACAAGGCGCTCGGCGAGAACACGATCGTCCTGGACTGCGACGTCCTGCAGGCCGACGGCGGCACGCGCACCGCCGCCATCACCGGCGCCTACGTCGCCCTCGCCGACGCCGTCACCTGGGCCCGGGGCCGCAAGCTCGTCAAGGCCGGCCGGCAGCCGCTGACCGGCACCGTCTCCGCCGTCTCCGTCGGCATCGTCGGCGGCGTCCCGCTCCTCGACCTCTGCTACCAGGAAGACGTGCGCGCCGAGACCGACATGAACGTCGTCTGCACCGGCGACGGCCGCTTCGTCGAGGTCCAGGGCACCGCCGAGGCCGAGCCCTTCGCCCGCGCGGAACTCGACGCCCTGCTCGACCTCGCCGTCACCGGCTGCTCCGAACTCGCCGCGCTCCAGCAGGCCGCCCTGGCCGAAACCGCCGCGCAGTAG
- a CDS encoding ATP-binding cassette domain-containing protein: MPDSGFIVLEQVEKVFEVRRRTGFLRRERRQVRAVDSISFTVARGEMVGYIGPNGAGKSTTIKMLTGILTPSAGRLRVAGVDPARERRRLAQRIGVVFGQRTTLWWDLPLVDSYRLAHRMYRIPDARYRENLSRCVELLELGDLLDVPVRQLSLGQRMRGDIAAALLHDPEVLYLDEPTIGLDVVSKVKVRGFLKELNAERGTTVLLTTHDLQDIEQLCSRVMVIDHGRLVYDGALAGLHEAGDGERTLVVDFERELPPVEAPVGRVVRVQGPRQWLAFPAGQSAAPLVAHLAARYPLVDLSVREPDIESVIARMYAEDVRGRAVP, from the coding sequence GTGCCGGACAGTGGGTTCATCGTGCTGGAGCAGGTCGAGAAGGTCTTCGAGGTGCGCAGGCGGACGGGGTTCCTCAGGCGGGAGCGGCGGCAGGTGCGGGCGGTGGACTCCATCTCGTTCACGGTGGCGCGCGGCGAGATGGTCGGGTACATCGGGCCGAACGGGGCCGGGAAGTCGACCACGATCAAGATGCTGACCGGCATCCTGACGCCGAGCGCGGGCCGGCTGCGGGTGGCGGGCGTCGATCCCGCGCGGGAGCGGAGACGGCTGGCGCAGCGGATCGGGGTGGTGTTCGGTCAGCGGACCACGCTGTGGTGGGACCTGCCGCTGGTCGACTCCTACCGGCTGGCGCACCGCATGTACCGGATCCCGGACGCCCGTTACCGGGAGAACCTCAGCCGGTGCGTGGAACTGCTGGAGCTGGGAGACCTGTTGGACGTGCCGGTGCGGCAGCTGTCGCTGGGGCAGCGGATGCGGGGGGACATCGCGGCGGCGCTGCTGCATGATCCGGAGGTGCTGTACCTGGACGAGCCGACGATCGGCCTGGACGTGGTGTCGAAGGTCAAGGTGCGCGGTTTCCTGAAGGAGTTGAACGCCGAGCGGGGCACGACGGTGCTGCTGACGACGCACGACCTGCAGGACATCGAGCAGTTGTGCTCGCGGGTGATGGTGATCGACCACGGGCGGCTGGTGTACGACGGTGCGCTGGCCGGGCTGCACGAGGCCGGGGACGGGGAGCGGACGCTGGTGGTGGACTTCGAGCGGGAGCTGCCGCCGGTCGAGGCGCCGGTCGGCCGGGTGGTGCGGGTGCAGGGGCCGCGGCAGTGGCTGGCGTTTCCGGCGGGGCAGTCGGCGGCGCCGCTGGTGGCGCACCTCGCGGCACGGTATCCGCTGGTGGACCTGTCGGTGCGGGAGCCGGACATCGAGTCGGTCATCGCGAGGATGTACGCGGAGGATGTGCGCGGGAGGGCGGTTCCGTAG
- a CDS encoding ABC transporter permease, translating into MAERGAPAEGGRLAEGVRAYRLVAGMWIRSTMAYRVSFAMTTFGNFAATFFDFVAVLLMFSHVEALGGYALPEVAFLYGLSAVSFGLADLVIGSMDRLGRRVRDGTLDTLLVRPAPVLAQVAADRFALRRLGRVTQGTLVLGWSLGRLDVDWSPLKLLLMPVMVASGFGIFCAVFVAGAAFQFVTQDASEVQNAFTYGGTTLLQYPPTVFAKELVRGVTFVLPLAFVNWLPAGYVLGRPYPLGLPGWVAFTSPLVAVVCCALAGLAWRAGLRSYRSTGS; encoded by the coding sequence GTGGCTGAGCGGGGCGCTCCGGCGGAGGGCGGCCGGCTGGCGGAGGGGGTGCGGGCCTACCGGTTGGTCGCGGGGATGTGGATCCGGTCCACGATGGCCTACCGGGTGTCCTTCGCGATGACGACGTTCGGGAACTTCGCGGCGACCTTCTTCGACTTCGTCGCGGTGCTGCTGATGTTCTCGCACGTCGAGGCCCTGGGCGGGTACGCGCTGCCGGAGGTGGCGTTCCTGTACGGCCTGTCGGCGGTCTCGTTCGGGCTGGCGGATCTGGTGATCGGTTCGATGGACCGGCTGGGGCGCCGGGTGCGGGACGGCACGCTGGACACGCTGCTGGTGCGGCCGGCGCCGGTGCTGGCGCAGGTGGCGGCGGACCGGTTCGCGCTGCGGCGGCTGGGGCGGGTGACGCAGGGGACGCTGGTGCTGGGCTGGTCCCTGGGCCGGCTGGACGTCGACTGGTCGCCGCTGAAGCTGCTGCTGATGCCGGTGATGGTGGCGAGCGGTTTCGGGATCTTCTGCGCGGTGTTCGTGGCGGGGGCGGCGTTCCAGTTCGTGACGCAGGACGCCTCGGAGGTGCAGAACGCCTTCACGTACGGCGGTACGACGCTGTTGCAGTATCCGCCGACGGTGTTCGCGAAGGAACTGGTGCGCGGGGTGACGTTCGTGCTGCCGCTGGCCTTCGTGAACTGGCTGCCCGCGGGTTACGTGCTGGGGCGGCCGTACCCGCTGGGGCTGCCCGGGTGGGTGGCGTTCACGTCTCCGCTGGTGGCGGTGGTGTGCTGTGCGCTGGCGGGGCTGGCCTGGCGGGCGGGACTTCGTTCGTATCGGAGCACGGGGAGTTAG
- a CDS encoding ABC-2 family transporter protein → MGAGRLYVAVAAGGFRRYATYRAATAAGVFTNTVFGLILVSTYRALWDERPHLGGYDQGQAVTYVWLGQAFLSTLAIGGGGAEEELMERIRTGDVAVDLYRPVDLQAWWLAADLGRAFFQLLGRGLVPFAFGALCFPARLPADAGTWAAFAVAVVLAMLVGFGIRFLVALSAFWLLDGAGVSQVMWLAGYFCSGMLLPLNVFPGVLGEVVRVLPWSALLQAPADVLLGRADPLGTYLFQGAWAVVLLGAGRLLQSVAARRVVVQGG, encoded by the coding sequence GTGGGCGCGGGACGGTTGTACGTGGCCGTCGCAGCAGGGGGGTTCCGACGGTACGCGACCTACCGGGCGGCCACTGCGGCAGGGGTGTTCACCAACACGGTGTTCGGGCTGATCCTCGTCTCGACGTACCGCGCACTGTGGGACGAGCGCCCCCATCTGGGCGGATACGACCAGGGGCAGGCCGTGACGTACGTGTGGCTGGGGCAGGCGTTCCTGTCGACGCTCGCGATCGGGGGCGGGGGCGCCGAGGAAGAGCTGATGGAGCGCATCCGCACCGGGGACGTGGCGGTCGACCTGTACCGGCCCGTCGATCTGCAGGCGTGGTGGCTGGCCGCCGATCTGGGCCGGGCGTTCTTCCAGTTGCTGGGGCGGGGCCTGGTCCCGTTCGCGTTCGGCGCGCTGTGTTTTCCGGCCCGTCTGCCGGCGGACGCGGGCACGTGGGCGGCCTTCGCGGTGGCGGTGGTGCTGGCGATGCTGGTCGGGTTCGGGATCCGGTTCCTGGTGGCGTTGAGCGCGTTCTGGCTGCTGGACGGCGCGGGGGTGTCGCAGGTGATGTGGCTGGCCGGGTACTTCTGTTCGGGGATGCTGCTGCCGCTGAACGTCTTCCCGGGGGTGCTGGGGGAGGTGGTCCGGGTGCTGCCGTGGTCGGCGCTGCTGCAGGCGCCGGCGGACGTGCTGCTGGGGCGGGCGGATCCGCTGGGCACGTACCTGTTCCAGGGGGCGTGGGCGGTGGTGCTGCTGGGTGCGGGCCGGCTGCTGCAGTCGGTGGCCGCGCGGCGGGTGGTGGTCCAGGGTGGCTGA
- a CDS encoding transglycosylase domain-containing protein has product MLRRVNAPRQERPAQPGKPAAQTPGAARKATQSAGAAGAASAAQAAASARPGAPTAANPPAPGTPRTGNASDTTPGNASEAPAAGGAGGGKKPKRPRRTGLRRLLPTWRMLLGTLVVGVLLIVGLLFLGYSLVKIPPANALATKQSTVYLYADGSQLARDGTVNRENVTLAQVSKDAQHAVLAAEDRDFYTESAVDPKAMLRAAWNTASGKGKQSGSTITQQYVKNYYLAQEQTVTRKAKEFFISVKLDHEKSKGDILEGYLNTSYFGRNAYGIQAAAQAYYSKDAADLDPARAAYLAALVNAPSEYDVVAHPENRAAAVARWNYVLDGMVTKGWLDESERTGMKFPMPKEQTVSTGLSGQRGYLVEAVKHYLTTNGIVDSDELEAGGYRITTTIQRDKQNAFVKAVNDQLMSKLDKKNNKYDNYVRAGGASVDPRTGKVVAMYGGIDYVKQYTNGATRGDFQVGSTFKPFVFASAVQNGSTTQDGRPITPNTAYDGTNTRPVQGWSGGPYAPENEDQKSYGDITVRKATDLSVNSVYAQMAVDVGPAKVKQTAVDLGIPAGTQDLQPYPSIALGTATASVLDMAEAYATLANHGRHGTYTMVEKITKDGIEEVTLPRQRTKQAISRVAADTTTSVLQSVVDNGTATAAQAAGRAAAGKTGTAEKDTAAWFAGYTPDLATVVSVMGQDPVTAAHKSLYYVMGQPRMNGGGPPTQIWAQYTRDALRGKPAAAFDLRLQQGAETQAPSSQAPTEPGTGGQDTTGTTGAPTDGGTPTGGATPTDGTATGGATTGGATTTDGGATTGGTTTTGGTDGGTTDGGAAGTATGGATTGGTATDGGTDGGTTGTTGTTAGPLLTGRRE; this is encoded by the coding sequence GTGCTCCGGCGCGTCAACGCCCCGCGGCAGGAACGGCCCGCCCAGCCCGGGAAGCCCGCCGCCCAGACGCCCGGGGCCGCCCGCAAGGCCACGCAGAGCGCCGGTGCCGCCGGTGCGGCCTCCGCCGCCCAGGCCGCCGCGTCCGCCCGCCCCGGCGCCCCCACCGCCGCGAACCCCCCGGCCCCCGGCACCCCCCGCACCGGCAACGCCTCCGACACCACCCCCGGCAACGCCTCCGAGGCCCCCGCCGCCGGGGGCGCGGGCGGCGGCAAGAAGCCCAAGCGGCCCAGGCGCACCGGCCTGCGCCGGCTCCTGCCCACCTGGCGGATGCTGCTCGGCACCCTCGTCGTCGGCGTGCTGCTGATCGTCGGCCTGCTCTTCCTCGGCTACTCGCTCGTGAAGATCCCGCCCGCCAACGCCCTCGCCACCAAGCAGAGCACCGTCTACCTCTACGCCGACGGCTCCCAGCTCGCCCGCGACGGCACGGTCAACCGCGAGAACGTCACCCTCGCCCAGGTCTCCAAGGACGCCCAGCACGCCGTCCTGGCCGCCGAGGACCGGGACTTCTACACCGAGTCCGCCGTCGACCCCAAGGCCATGCTCCGCGCCGCCTGGAACACGGCCAGCGGCAAGGGCAAGCAGTCCGGCTCCACGATCACCCAGCAGTACGTCAAGAACTACTACCTGGCCCAGGAACAGACCGTTACCCGCAAGGCCAAGGAGTTCTTCATCTCGGTCAAGCTGGACCACGAGAAGTCCAAGGGCGACATCCTCGAGGGATACCTCAACACCAGCTACTTCGGCCGCAACGCCTACGGCATCCAGGCCGCCGCCCAGGCCTACTACAGCAAGGACGCCGCCGACCTCGACCCGGCCCGCGCCGCCTACCTCGCCGCCCTCGTCAACGCCCCCAGCGAGTACGACGTCGTCGCCCACCCGGAGAACAGGGCCGCCGCCGTCGCCCGCTGGAACTACGTGCTGGACGGCATGGTCACCAAGGGCTGGCTCGACGAGTCCGAACGCACCGGCATGAAGTTCCCCATGCCCAAGGAACAGACCGTCTCCACCGGCCTGTCCGGCCAGCGCGGCTACCTGGTCGAGGCGGTCAAGCACTACCTGACCACCAACGGCATCGTCGACTCCGACGAACTCGAAGCCGGCGGCTACCGCATCACCACCACCATCCAGAGGGACAAGCAGAACGCCTTCGTCAAGGCCGTCAACGACCAGCTGATGTCCAAGCTGGACAAGAAGAACAACAAGTACGACAACTACGTCCGCGCCGGCGGCGCCTCCGTCGACCCGAGGACCGGCAAGGTCGTCGCCATGTACGGCGGCATCGACTACGTCAAGCAGTACACCAACGGCGCCACCCGCGGCGACTTCCAGGTCGGCTCCACCTTCAAGCCCTTCGTGTTCGCCTCCGCGGTCCAGAACGGCTCGACCACCCAGGACGGCCGGCCCATCACCCCCAACACCGCCTACGACGGCACCAACACGCGCCCCGTCCAGGGCTGGAGCGGCGGCCCCTACGCCCCCGAGAACGAGGACCAGAAGTCCTACGGCGACATCACCGTGCGCAAGGCCACCGACCTGTCGGTCAACTCCGTCTACGCCCAGATGGCCGTCGACGTCGGCCCCGCCAAGGTCAAGCAGACCGCCGTCGACCTCGGCATCCCCGCCGGCACCCAGGACCTCCAGCCCTACCCCTCCATCGCCCTCGGCACCGCCACCGCCAGCGTCCTCGACATGGCGGAGGCCTACGCCACGCTCGCCAACCACGGCAGGCACGGCACCTACACCATGGTCGAGAAGATCACCAAGGACGGCATCGAAGAGGTGACGCTGCCCCGGCAGCGGACCAAGCAGGCCATCAGCCGCGTGGCCGCCGACACCACCACCTCCGTCCTGCAGAGCGTGGTCGACAACGGCACCGCCACCGCCGCCCAGGCCGCCGGCCGCGCGGCCGCCGGCAAGACCGGCACCGCGGAGAAGGACACCGCCGCCTGGTTCGCCGGCTACACCCCCGACCTGGCCACGGTCGTCTCCGTCATGGGCCAGGACCCGGTCACGGCCGCCCACAAGTCGCTGTACTACGTCATGGGCCAGCCCCGCATGAACGGCGGCGGCCCGCCCACCCAGATCTGGGCCCAGTACACGCGCGACGCCCTGCGGGGCAAGCCCGCCGCCGCCTTCGACCTCCGGCTCCAGCAGGGTGCCGAGACCCAGGCCCCCAGCTCCCAGGCCCCGACCGAGCCCGGCACCGGCGGCCAGGACACCACCGGCACCACCGGCGCGCCCACCGACGGAGGCACCCCCACCGGCGGCGCCACCCCGACGGACGGCACCGCCACCGGCGGCGCCACGACCGGCGGCGCCACCACCACCGACGGAGGCGCGACCACCGGCGGCACCACCACGACGGGCGGCACCGACGGCGGCACCACCGACGGCGGCGCCGCGGGCACCGCCACCGGCGGCGCCACGACCGGGGGCACCGCCACCGACGGCGGCACCGACGGCGGCACCACCGGCACGACCGGCACCACCGCCGGTCCGCTGCTGACCGGACGCCGGGAGTGA
- a CDS encoding co-chaperone GroES, translating into MSANRNEQSTPQDDKLPIRMLHDRVLVRQETGEGERRSGGGILIPATAAVGRRLAWAEVVAVGQNVRTVEPGDRVLFDPEDRAEVEVRGVAYVLMRERDLHAVAADRFEGSQDSTGLYL; encoded by the coding sequence GTGAGCGCCAACAGAAACGAGCAGAGCACCCCCCAGGACGACAAGCTGCCCATCCGGATGCTGCACGACCGGGTTCTCGTGCGGCAGGAGACCGGTGAGGGCGAGCGGCGGTCGGGGGGCGGCATCCTGATTCCCGCGACCGCTGCGGTCGGCCGGCGGCTGGCCTGGGCCGAGGTCGTCGCGGTGGGGCAGAACGTACGGACCGTGGAGCCGGGTGACCGGGTCCTGTTCGACCCGGAGGACCGGGCCGAGGTGGAGGTGCGGGGCGTGGCGTACGTGCTGATGCGCGAGCGCGACCTGCACGCGGTGGCCGCGGACCGGTTCGAGGGGTCGCAGGACTCCACGGGCCTGTACCTCTGA
- a CDS encoding DUF3618 domain-containing protein has translation MADTSDTRTPAQIEADIKRRREVLAETLDEIGVRVHPKTIVGDARAKAVAHLDHTVGRAYVQVNRVVTEVRARFVDEDGSPRVERVLPVALVVVGVVGLLALGSRRRKG, from the coding sequence GTGGCGGACACGTCGGACACCAGAACCCCGGCGCAGATCGAGGCGGACATCAAGCGCCGCCGTGAAGTGCTGGCCGAGACGCTCGACGAGATCGGGGTGCGGGTGCATCCGAAGACGATCGTCGGGGATGCCCGGGCCAAGGCCGTCGCCCATCTGGATCACACAGTCGGCCGGGCGTACGTCCAGGTCAACCGGGTGGTGACCGAGGTGCGGGCGCGGTTCGTGGACGAGGACGGTTCGCCGCGGGTGGAGCGGGTCCTGCCGGTCGCGCTGGTCGTGGTGGGGGTCGTGGGGCTGCTCGCCCTCGGCTCCCGCCGGCGCAAGGGCTAG
- the bcp gene encoding thioredoxin-dependent thiol peroxidase, translating to MSERLQPGDTAPDFTLPDADGNEVSLSAHRGRKVIIYFYPAALTPGCTKQACDFTDNLALLADAGYDVLGISPDRPEKLAKFRDQESLEVTLLADPDKKVLESYGAFGEKKLYGKTVVGVIRSTVVVDEEGRVERALYNVKATGHVAKIIKDLAL from the coding sequence ATGAGCGAGCGACTCCAGCCCGGGGACACGGCCCCCGACTTCACCCTCCCCGACGCCGACGGCAACGAGGTCTCCCTGTCGGCCCACCGGGGCCGCAAGGTCATCATCTACTTCTACCCCGCCGCCCTCACCCCAGGCTGCACGAAGCAGGCCTGTGACTTCACCGACAACCTCGCCCTGCTGGCCGACGCCGGCTACGACGTCCTGGGCATCTCCCCCGACAGGCCGGAGAAGCTGGCGAAGTTCCGCGACCAGGAGTCCCTGGAGGTCACCCTGCTCGCGGACCCCGACAAGAAGGTCCTGGAGTCCTACGGAGCCTTCGGCGAGAAGAAGCTCTACGGCAAGACGGTCGTCGGCGTCATCCGCTCCACGGTCGTCGTGGACGAGGAGGGCAGGGTCGAGCGCGCCCTGTACAACGTGAAGGCCACGGGCCACGTCGCGAAGATCATCAAGGACCTCGCGCTCTGA
- the rdgB gene encoding RdgB/HAM1 family non-canonical purine NTP pyrophosphatase has product MTRLILATRNAGKITELRAILTGAGLPHELVGADAHPDVPDVRETGVTFAENALLKAHALARATGLPAVADDSGLCVDVLGGAPGIFSARWAGRHGDDRANLELLLAQLSDIADEHRGAHFACAAALALPDGTERVVEGRLRGLLRRTPAGTNGFGYDPLLQPEGETRTCAELSPAEKNAISHRGKAFRALVPVVRELLG; this is encoded by the coding sequence ATGACCCGCTTGATCCTCGCCACCCGCAACGCCGGAAAGATCACCGAACTGAGGGCCATCCTCACCGGGGCAGGACTCCCCCACGAACTCGTCGGCGCCGACGCCCACCCCGACGTCCCCGACGTCAGGGAGACCGGCGTCACCTTCGCCGAGAACGCCCTCCTCAAGGCCCACGCCCTGGCCAGGGCCACCGGCCTGCCCGCCGTCGCCGACGACTCCGGCCTCTGCGTCGACGTCCTGGGCGGTGCCCCCGGCATCTTCTCCGCCCGCTGGGCCGGCCGCCACGGCGACGACCGGGCCAACCTGGAACTCCTCCTGGCCCAGTTGTCCGACATCGCCGACGAGCACCGCGGCGCCCACTTCGCGTGCGCCGCGGCACTGGCCCTGCCGGACGGCACGGAACGGGTGGTCGAAGGGCGGCTGCGGGGCCTCCTGCGCCGCACCCCGGCCGGCACGAACGGCTTCGGCTACGACCCGCTCCTGCAGCCGGAGGGCGAGACCCGCACGTGCGCGGAGCTGAGCCCCGCGGAGAAGAACGCCATCAGCCACCGGGGGAAGGCGTTCCGGGCGCTGGTGCCGGTGGTGCGGGAACTGCTGGGCTGA